A window of the Macrobrachium rosenbergii isolate ZJJX-2024 chromosome 43, ASM4041242v1, whole genome shotgun sequence genome harbors these coding sequences:
- the l(3)87Df gene encoding cytochrome c oxidase assembly protein COX20, mitochondrial encodes MEEVKSTSVFGRDLSKIPCFRNTFLYSISSGIGSGLAYFMLTSKTRQASHVGVGAYCVVTLGYWTYCRYNYSKEKFEMGLVQSALQKQALFDSEEGKKDQYHE; translated from the exons ATGGAAGAAGTAAAAAGTACA AGTGTCTTCGGACGTGACTTGTCCAAAATACCCTGCTTCCGAAACACTTTCCTATATAGCATTTCATCAGGGATTGGGTCAGGCCTTGCTTACTTCATGCTTACATCAAAAACAAGACAAGCCTCACATGTTGGTGTGGGGGCTTATTGTGTAGTTACTCTTGGATACTG gaCTTATTGTCGATATAATTACTCAAAAGAGAAATTTGAAATGGGCCTTGTACAATCAGCTCTTCAAAAACAAGCATTGTTTGACAGTGAAGAGGGTAAGAAAGACCAATACCATGAATAA